The Rhinoderma darwinii isolate aRhiDar2 chromosome 11, aRhiDar2.hap1, whole genome shotgun sequence genome window below encodes:
- the LOC142663785 gene encoding histone H2B 1.1-like, whose translation MPEPAKSAPAHKKGSKKALTKTQKKDGKKRRKSRKESYAIYVYKVLKQVHPDTGISSKAMGIMNSFVNDIFERIAGEASRLAHYNKRSTITSREIQTAVRLLLPGELAKHAVSEGTKAVTKYTSAK comes from the coding sequence ATGCCTGAGCCCGCCAAGTCTGCCCCGGCGCACAAGAAGGGCTCCAAGAAAGCCCTGACCAAGACACAGAAGAAGGACGGCAAGAAGCGGAGAAAGAGCAGGAAGGAGAGTTACGCCATTTACGTGTACAAGGTGCTCAAGCAGGTCCACCCTGACACCGGCATCTCGTCCAAGGCCATGGGCATCATGAACtccttcgtcaatgacatcttcgagCGCATCGCAGGGGAAGCCTCCCGCCTGGCTCACTACAACAAGCGCTCCACCATCACCTCCCGGGAGATCCAGACTGCCGTGCGCCTGCTGCTGCCTGGAGAGCTGGCCAAGCACGCCGTGTCCGAGGGCACCAAGGCCGTCACCAAGTACACCAGCGCCAAGTAA